TACACTTTTGAGTAATAAGCTGATTTAGGTTATGTTAACTTTTTCGCGTTTTGTAAAAAATAGAATACCCCCGAACCCAACGCGATGACTATGATAGGCAATATAAATGGTTTTGCGTATTCTTTAATGTCTCTCCAATGGTCACCAAGTTCCATTCCCAATAATAAAAAGAGAACCGTCCATGGCACCATGGCTGCTATTGTATATACTGTAAAGACCGATAATGGCATTTTGGCAATTCCGGCAGGGATGGATATGGCATGCCGTATGACAGGAATAAATCTGGCCGTAAAGATCACTCCAGTTCCATACTTTTCAAACCATTTCTCTGAAGCATCCAAATGTTTTTTTTGAATCAGTAAATATTTTCCATACTTATCAAGAACAGGCCTTCCTCCATACGCGCCAAGCCAGTAAAGAAACAGCTGAGCTAATGTTCCGCCTGCAATCCCCGCAAGCAGGGCACCTGTAAAATGGATGTCTCCGGTGCTGACTAAAAAGCCGCCATAGCTCAGGACAATTTCGCTTGGTATCACCTCAACCATTAATCCAAGTGCAATGCCGGCATAACCCAGCTGGGAAAGTATTTCAAAAATGCTGGCAATAATTTCTTCCATTCTGATACCTCCCCATTAGAAATTTAAAAATCCCGGTCATTTGCAGGAGTATAATGGTGAACCCTAATATCCAAACGTATACAGCAAATATCTTCAAGGATTTTCGTTTTAGAAAATTAATCATCCAAACGACTGCTGCATAGCCAAAGAGTGCTGAAGACAAAGTTGCCATCAACATACTTCCAAGGGTTATGGCTTCTGTGTGACCGGACATCAATTCCCCAAATTGCATAACAATGCCGCCTGCGATGGCAGGAATGGATAGCAGAAATGAAAAATAAGCCGCTGTTTCCCTGTCGAGCTTTCTAAAGAGGCCTGCTGCAATGGTTAATCCGGATCTGGAGACTGCCGGAAAGATGGCGGCTGCCTGAAAGGTGCCGATAAACAGGGCATCTCCATATGTGATGCTGTCCATCTTTTTGGCACCTTTCTTAACACCGTCAGCAATCCAGAGTATGAACCCCGTAAATAGAAATTCCCAGCCGATTGTAACCCCGGATTTTGAAATTGAATCAAACATGTCACTCAGCAGCAGCCCAACGATTACGGCTGGAATCGTACCGACAATCAGAAGGATAGATAGCTTGCCGAATGGCTTCTTTACGATTTGAAGCAATTCATTTTTGTATACGACAAGGACTGCCAGTAAAGTTCCTATATGCAGCATTGTATCAAGGAAGAGGCCTGCCTCATCAAGCCCAAATAGATGTCTCCCCAAATATAAATGTCCTGTACTGGATATAGGCAGGAACTCTGTGAGCCCCTGTATGATTCCCAGAATGAAAGCCTCCAGCTTTGACATCATCTATATATCACCTTCCTAAGCAGGTAAAAAATTTGGCAAAGTCATGACGCAATGCCTGTCTTTAACATTTGTATTCAAGTTGTCCTAATCAAGAACTTGAAATTAAGGTTTTACGGATTTTATGGATGGGTGCAAAAATTAAAAAATACATGAAACCTTTTAAAATGAATAACGTAAATAATATAGAAGAAATCATAATATAGATTGAGGATTATTAGGAGGAAACAGAATGAATGATTATAAAATGCCTTCCAATGATGAAAGGCTTTTAGCAGCAGCCATCTATGTAACCAGTTTTTTTACAACTTTTATCGGACCGCTGATCATTTGGCTCTTAAAAAAGAATGACTCGGAGTTTGTAGATTATCATGGCAAGGAATATTTAAATTTTTTAATTTCCTATACGATTTACAGCGTCATCAGCGTAGTGCTTATGATCATCTTAATTGGGGTGATTACTATTTGGATCGTGGGAATTCTTGCTTTCGTCTTCACAATAGTAGCTGCTGTCAAAGCGTATGAAGGCAAGGAGTACAGAATACCTTTAGTTTTCAGGATTTTAAAGTAATTAAACAGAGTCCAGGGCCGTTGCCACTGGGCTTTTTTTAATGGATAATTAATTCTGCAGAGCTTTTAGTTATACAGTACACGGGGTGATGTAATGAATAGACTCGATAACAAACAAAGGATGCTCAAGCTTATGGAGATTCTAAGAGAGCAAACTGATGAAGAAAATGAATATACACTGGACGATATAACTGAATGCTTTAAAAAGGAATATGGACCTGATGTGAAATTAAACAAAAACTCACTGAGGGACGATATTGAGCATCTGATTGAAGCGAAATTCGATATTACCATCAACCAGGAAAAAGAGGGGATGCCGAAGTTCTACAGCCATCAATACCGTCTATTCGAGCTTTATGAATTGCGTATGCTGATTGATGCTGTTGCTTCTGCACGCTTTATTACGAAAGATGAGACGAAACAGCTGATCCGGAAAATTAAGAAGCTGACAAGCCTTCATCATGCCAAAAAGCTGCATAATGAAATTTTGATCGATTCCTCTGTAAAAAGTGAAAGCAAACTGGTTCGGCTGGCTATCAATGATTTGCATGAAGCCATTTCCGAGCGGAGAATCGTCACATTTCAATATGGAAGATATAATCTTAACAAGTAATTTGTTTTAAGCCACAATGGAGGGCAATACAGGGTCAAGCCGCTGGCGCTCACCTGGGTAAATGATTTTTATTATTTAATAGCCTATTACTTTGCTAAAGAAGAAATCCGCCATTATCGGATCGACCGTCTGCGCAATGTGAATATAACGGAAGAACAGTTTGCATATGAACCCTTTGATGTATCCAGGTATGTGAGCTCAACCTTTCATATGTATGCCGGCTCTGAAGAGTGGATAAAAATCCGGTTCCATAACGATCTGATCAACGTGATAATTGATAAATTCGGGCGGGATGCAGACATAAGAAAGCTTGATGAAAACTATTTCGTTTTAACAGCAAAAGCCATTGTGAGTGATGGTCTTGTCAAATGGCTCCTCAACTGGGGTAACCAGGCGAAGGTACTCTCGCCGTCCTCACTCATTGATCAAGTAACAAACGAAATCCGCAATATGATGTCTGTTTATGAAAAAGAAACGGATTAACCCTTCTTTATCTATTAAACTTTGAAGCGCTCCAGGATTGGGGCGTTTTTTTTGTTTAAAAACAATTGAATTACCAGTGAACGTTTTAGGAACTTGCACGTCATATGAATGACATAACAAATAAGGGAGGACAACATAATGGAATTTTTAGAAAGCATTAACTGGGCAATTCTTGCACCTATAGTCATCATTCAGCTTATATTAATCGCCATTGCCATTATTGATCTGGTAAAAATAGAAAAAGCAAATGGGCCTAAATGGGTATGGGCTCTTATTATTTTATTTATAAACCTGCTGGGGCCAATTATTTACTTTATTTTTGGAAGGAGAAGCTGATAATGCCAGTTGTAAACATAATAAACCTAAAAAAGCGGTTCCAGGACCAGGAAGTAATAAAAGGTCTGGACTTCCAATTATCTGAAAGAAAATGTATTGCCCTTCTGGGAGCAAATGGGGCAGGAAAAACAACTACATTAAAAATGCTTGCCGGCCTGGTGAAGCCAGATTCAGGTTCGATCGTGTTTGAAGGGTCAGAAAAAGCGGATTTCCGAAGATTAATAGGCTATCTTCCTCAATTTCCTGTTTTTTATGAATGGATGACAGGCAACGAGTTTCTCGAATATGCTGGCCAGCTTGCAGGTCTTTCTAAATCAGAAGCCAAAGACAGAGCAAAAGAACTTCTTGAACTTACCGGTATAGCTGAAGCTAAGAATCGGCGGATTGGAAAATATTCAGGAGGCATGAAGCAGCGGCTTGGCATTGCACAGGCTATAATCCATCGTCCGAAGCTCGTCATGCTTGATGAGCCGGTTTCTGCACTCGACCCATTTGGACGCAGAGAAGTGCTGGAGCTGATGGATAAGCTGAAAAAAGAATCAGCTATCCTATTTTCAACTCATATACTAAATGATGCAGAAGAGATTTGTGATGAAATTTTATTTCTCCATAATGGTGAACTAGTTGAATCAGGGACATTAGCAGGCCTGAGAACTAAACATCAGCAGGCAAAAATTGACTTGGCTTTTAAAGAGAATACACTGCAATATGCAGAAGAATTATCTCTGCTTCAGCCTGTTTCTTCAATGAAATTGGATGGAGAGTATGCGAGCTTTTTGGTAGAGGATATAGAATATGCTAGAGAACTATTCTTAACTGAGATTATGAAACGGAACCTGCCGCTGGTTAAGTTTGAAATCAGCAGAACCAGGCTGGAGGATGTCTTCATGAAGGTGGTGCAAAAATGAATCAATGGATGACTTTATTTAAAAAGGAAATGCTTGAAATGTCCAGAAATTTCAAATGGATATGGGTGCCGCTTACTTTTATTATGATAGCTGTAAAAGAGCCGCTGACATTATATTATATGCCTCAGATTATTGATTCTCTTGGCGGGCTGCCGGAAGGAGCAGTCATCGAGCTTCCTGTCCCATCTGCAGGTGAAGCGCTTGCTGCAAGTCTTAGCCAATTCAATACGTTTGGTGTGCTTATTATTGTATTAATTACAATGGGGACTATTGCTGGAGAAAGGAAAAGCGGTGTGGCGGGGCTTATACTGGTAAAACCTGTTTCTTATGCCTGGTTTGTAACGGCGAAGTGGGCTAGCTCTATGATTCTCATTTGGTTTTCATATTTTTTGAGTTATTTCCTCTCCTGGTACTATGTAGGCGTATTGTTTGAATTTATTTCTTTTGCGGATTTTCTCCAGTCCTTCTTTGTTAACGGTATCTGGCTTACTCTTATAGTAACTGTAGTAATACTGTTCAATACGTTTATGAAATCGCCTGGAGCAGTCGGATTTATCTCTATTGGCATCATTGTCATATTAAGCCTATTGAGCAGTTCACTCCCTCATTTGCTGGAATGGAGTCCGGCGCTGCTGTCTGCTTATTCGAATGCTTTTATCATGGGCAGTAATCCCCCGGATGAATTGCTGCCGAGCATCATTGTTTCTGTAGTCATGATCACGCTTTCCCTGCTTGCATCAATTGCTATCTTTAAAAGAAGGGAACTTGCCTGAATTCATGGCATGGTCTATCTTTGTGGGCATATATGTATATGGGAGGTTAATATTTTGGTAGTATAGCTTTAAAAGACTGAAAGGAAGATGAGCGGTGATCAGTGAAGCGGGTCTGGTACTTGAAGGCGGAGGGATGCGAGGAGTATACACAGCGGGGGTTCTCGAATATTTTCTTGAACAGGACCTCTGCTTTCCTTATGTCATTGGGGTTTCTGCAGGGGCTTGCAATGCAGCTTCTTACTTATCCAAGCAAAGGGGCAGGAATAGAATTGTGAATGTGGATTATGTTACAGATCCCCGATATATCTCATGGCGGAATTACTTTAAATCCCGCCAGTTTTTCGGGATGGATTTTATTTTTGATGAAATACCGAATAAGCTTGTCCCATATCACTATGATGAGTTTTATAAAAATGAGTCTGAATTTGTTATTGGAACAACTGATTGCCATACAGGTAAACCGGTGTATTACGGTAAAAAAGATTATGGCAAAGATATGCTTAAGGTTTTAAAAGCATCCAGTTCCTTGCCTTTTATTGCTCCGGAGGTAGAATTTAATAGCCGGGTCCTCCTCGATGGCGGAATCAGCGACCCTATACCAATCAAAAAAGCCCAGCAGGATGGATTGAAAAAATATAGTAATCTTGACAAGAAACAGGGGATATACCAAAAAGCCATCTAAATTTACTTTTATGGTCAAAAGAAAATATCCGCATTACACTGGGCTTCAGAAAGCATTGACGGAACGCTGCCGGACCTATAATGAGACCCTCTGCTATGTAGAACAGGAAGAGAAGAATGGGACAGTTCTTGTCATCCAGCCTCAGGAGCCATTAACAGTGGGCCGGATGGAGCGGAATCCTCAAAAACTGGAAAAGTTATATCTGCAAGGATATGAAGATGCAAGAAAATCCATTGAAAGAATCAATCAATTTTAGCCAAACCGTATCTAATAAGATGCGGTTTTTTCTTAAGGAAATAGTCTTATCTTTTCGACAGGGCTGACAGGGAGCAAGCAAAGTTTTTGATTGAGAATCAAGCAAATAGACCCGGGAAAACTTAAAATATGTAAAGAAGTAATGGGTTTTAAGTAGTGTTTTTTGCGAAATGACGGAGAGGCATGTCGACATACAAAGATTGTTGATATCTTTATTTCGAATATAATGAAAATTAGAAAATATAAGGGGGTCTCAATAAAAAATGAATATCAAGAAGGGTATCGTAACGGGTACATTAAGTTTGGCATTATGTGCCTCAGCTGTTTTTGCGGGTTCTGTCAGCACTGGACAAGCCCAAACGGTTGAAAAGAGTTACTTAGTCGTTTTTAAAGATGAAGGAAAGCTTCCTGCAGGCTATACAGACCTATTGAGAAAATTTGGAGGACAAATAGAGAATAAGCTCGAAAAATTAGGAGCTGTTGAGGTTTCATCAGCAAATCCTAATTTTCTTAATGAAATCAGGAAATCTTCCTTGGTATTGTCTGCTGGCGCTGAAAATGTTATTTATCCCGAAGCTCCTGCAGTAGATGCAGATCTTCCATTAGATAATGCTGATTTATATAACAGTCTGCAGTGGGATATCAAACAAGTAACAAATAATGGTGCATCATGGAATCTTCCAGGAGGAACTGGAAAGACAGCTGACGGTAAAGATATCGTTGTTGGTGTAATTGACACAGGGATTGACTATACTCATCCAGATTTAAAAGAAAATTATGCATACGGTAAATCCTTTGTTCCAGGCTACCCGGATCCAATGGATGAAAACAGCCATGGAACCCATGTTGCAGGATCCATTGCAGCGAAAGGAAGAACCATGGGTGTCGGACCTGACTTGAAGGTAGCAGCATACCGTGTATTTGGCCCTGATGGCGGTGCAGCGACTTCCCATATCGCCGAAGCCTTAATAACAGCTGCGGACGACAATGTGGATGTTGTCAACATGTCTCTTGGCGGGTATGACTGGTTCCAGAATCCCGAGTATACAACGAAGGAAACCGTAGCGGACGTGCAGATGTTTAACAGAGCCATCAAATATGCGATTCAAAAAGGTGTTACTGTAGTTGGTTCTGCAGGCAATAACGCTGTTGATTTAAAGAGCCCGGGACAGCTGTCAGGTTCTGATAACGGTGCAACACACAGAAGCCCAAGCAGTCAATTGATGATTCGTGTATCTGCTGGAGGAGCTTTAAAGAATCTTGCTTTCTATTCCAATTACGGTGTCGGCAAAATTGATGTCATGGCGCCTGGCGGAGACTTGGGACCAAACTATGATCCAAATACTGGAGCTGGCAGAGACAATTCTTATTTGGCATTAGCAACAATCCCTGGCGGCGGATATGGGTATAAAGGCGGTACTTCTATGGCCGCTCCGAAAGTTGCGGCCCTGGCTGGTGTTATTATCGCAAAACATGGGAAAGACCAAATCTCTCCTGCACAAGTAAAGCAGATCATTCAATCTTCATCAGAAGATATCTTCAAGCCTGGATACGACGAACAATCTGGCCATGGGCTAATTAATGCGGTTAATGCTTTAAAGTAATTCCATCAAACGAGCTGGCGGAAAGTTTCCGTCAGCTTTTTTATTGAAGGAAAATCAGCGAATAAAGATGGTAACGAATAACTCAAACAGACTATTTGCAGATGCGGCAATATGTACCCTCCAAAAATCCTCCCAAAAATTCATTTTTTTGGAACTATTTAATAGAATATAGAGAAATACATATAGCGGGGGAGACATACTGATGAATATCCAGCAATATTACCGGAAAACAGCTGACATCTCAATAAATGCGAGCCTGGCCGCACTTGTACCTCCATTTTTCTTTCTATTGATTTTCATAAAAGAATCTCAACGGACGAATTTAATCCTTTTTCTAATCCCTTTCATCATATATAGTTTTCTGTGCCATCAAATTCACTTGCTGAATAAGCAAAGGGCGGCCGAGATAGTGGAGAGAAATTCCAATAATAGCAGACAAGCCCTTCTCTCATTGTTATGCCAGTCAAATTTGATGATCGCTTTTATGCCGGCTCCTTCCCTTAGAATGGTGCTTTTTGATCCGGAAGGAAGGCAGGTTGGTGAAATCAGGGATATGAAAATGTGGAAGTTTAGATGGTTCTTGCCTTATTTTTTGGACCGTCTTTTTCCAAGAAGGCTGGGTATCTATGATTATAACAATAATCTGGAGGCATCAATCCTAATCGATAGAAACGGCGTTGATATTTCGTTTGTGAAAGACTCCTGCAAAGAAACAATCATAAATAAAAAAGATGGATCCAAACTGGTATATGAGAATGGCTGTGATCGATATTCCATTCCTAAAACCTTTTTCCATACGGATTTTCAAGTTCTTGATGAGAAATCAAATAGGATAGCGCGCCTTCGCAAAGGATGGATGCCGCTAGAATGGGGGCAGCAGTTCAGGGATCCCAATACACCTGTACTTTCTTTTGAGGAGGGTCTGACAGCAAAAGAAAAGCTTAGAATATATGCCATTCTTGCGACGCTTTTTCTTTACCGCAATCACTAAAACAGAGTGCACATTTATAGATTCTATATTCCCCATATAGTATGATAAGTTCAGTTTAAATATAGGGATATCAGTATAGAGGTGTTGGAATGAAAAAGTTTCTATTCGCAGCCGCAGTTATTGTCGTTTTGCTGTTTATTGTTGACAAAACAATTCTCAAGGAAAAAGGGGTAGTAGAGCAAGCCGGACAAATGCAGAAATACGATAAAATGGAAGACCCTGAAGATTTGCCTGTTGGTTTGGAGAAAGGAAACCTTGCTCCTGATTTTGAACTGACAGATATGGAAGGAAACCCAGTAAAACTCTCCGATTATAGAGGCAAGGCAGTTTTGTTAAATTTCTGGGCAAGCTGGTGTCCTCCTTGCCGTGCAGAAATGCCGCATATGGAGAAGCTGTATAATAAGTATAAAGATGAAAATTTCGATATTCTTGCAGTCAATCTTACAAACACTGAAAAAAATAGCGGTGACGCAGAGAAATTCGTAAAAGAGCTGGGGCTGACTTTTACAATTCCTATGGATGTAAAAGGCGAGGCAGGTTCTGACTATAATATAATGGCCTATCCTACAAGCTATTTTATTGATTCCGATGGTGTTATTAGAGAGAAAGTTTTGGGAGCTTTAAATGAAGAGTATATGGAGAAGGAAATCAAAAAGCTTCCATAAATAAAACCGGAGAGCCATTGTCAGCTCTCCGGTTTTATTTCTGTAATCATATTCTGGTGCAGACGATTAACGATTACTCTTTTTCGGTATAGCATAATGCCTGCTTCGGCAATATCATTTACGGCTGAGCGATTTATGAAAGCCCCAAACAGCAGTCCGGCTATCGGGATCATTTGAAAAAGTTTTTTCCAGCCAATTTGGTCCCTGTAAGAAAACACAACTTCTCTCCACCCCTGAAGCTCGGAAACGACTTCCCTTTTTGCTCCTGCTTCT
This window of the Cytobacillus pseudoceanisediminis genome carries:
- a CDS encoding DedA family protein codes for the protein MEEIIASIFEILSQLGYAGIALGLMVEVIPSEIVLSYGGFLVSTGDIHFTGALLAGIAGGTLAQLFLYWLGAYGGRPVLDKYGKYLLIQKKHLDASEKWFEKYGTGVIFTARFIPVIRHAISIPAGIAKMPLSVFTVYTIAAMVPWTVLFLLLGMELGDHWRDIKEYAKPFILPIIVIALGSGVFYFLQNAKKLT
- a CDS encoding undecaprenyl-diphosphate phosphatase is translated as MSKLEAFILGIIQGLTEFLPISSTGHLYLGRHLFGLDEAGLFLDTMLHIGTLLAVLVVYKNELLQIVKKPFGKLSILLIVGTIPAVIVGLLLSDMFDSISKSGVTIGWEFLFTGFILWIADGVKKGAKKMDSITYGDALFIGTFQAAAIFPAVSRSGLTIAAGLFRKLDRETAAYFSFLLSIPAIAGGIVMQFGELMSGHTEAITLGSMLMATLSSALFGYAAVVWMINFLKRKSLKIFAVYVWILGFTIILLQMTGIFKFLMGRYQNGRNYCQHF
- a CDS encoding DUF4870 domain-containing protein, which gives rise to MNDYKMPSNDERLLAAAIYVTSFFTTFIGPLIIWLLKKNDSEFVDYHGKEYLNFLISYTIYSVISVVLMIILIGVITIWIVGILAFVFTIVAAVKAYEGKEYRIPLVFRILK
- a CDS encoding PLD nuclease N-terminal domain-containing protein; protein product: MEFLESINWAILAPIVIIQLILIAIAIIDLVKIEKANGPKWVWALIILFINLLGPIIYFIFGRRS
- a CDS encoding ABC transporter ATP-binding protein — its product is MPVVNIINLKKRFQDQEVIKGLDFQLSERKCIALLGANGAGKTTTLKMLAGLVKPDSGSIVFEGSEKADFRRLIGYLPQFPVFYEWMTGNEFLEYAGQLAGLSKSEAKDRAKELLELTGIAEAKNRRIGKYSGGMKQRLGIAQAIIHRPKLVMLDEPVSALDPFGRREVLELMDKLKKESAILFSTHILNDAEEICDEILFLHNGELVESGTLAGLRTKHQQAKIDLAFKENTLQYAEELSLLQPVSSMKLDGEYASFLVEDIEYARELFLTEIMKRNLPLVKFEISRTRLEDVFMKVVQK
- a CDS encoding ABC transporter permease → MNQWMTLFKKEMLEMSRNFKWIWVPLTFIMIAVKEPLTLYYMPQIIDSLGGLPEGAVIELPVPSAGEALAASLSQFNTFGVLIIVLITMGTIAGERKSGVAGLILVKPVSYAWFVTAKWASSMILIWFSYFLSYFLSWYYVGVLFEFISFADFLQSFFVNGIWLTLIVTVVILFNTFMKSPGAVGFISIGIIVILSLLSSSLPHLLEWSPALLSAYSNAFIMGSNPPDELLPSIIVSVVMITLSLLASIAIFKRRELA
- a CDS encoding S8 family peptidase — encoded protein: MNIKKGIVTGTLSLALCASAVFAGSVSTGQAQTVEKSYLVVFKDEGKLPAGYTDLLRKFGGQIENKLEKLGAVEVSSANPNFLNEIRKSSLVLSAGAENVIYPEAPAVDADLPLDNADLYNSLQWDIKQVTNNGASWNLPGGTGKTADGKDIVVGVIDTGIDYTHPDLKENYAYGKSFVPGYPDPMDENSHGTHVAGSIAAKGRTMGVGPDLKVAAYRVFGPDGGAATSHIAEALITAADDNVDVVNMSLGGYDWFQNPEYTTKETVADVQMFNRAIKYAIQKGVTVVGSAGNNAVDLKSPGQLSGSDNGATHRSPSSQLMIRVSAGGALKNLAFYSNYGVGKIDVMAPGGDLGPNYDPNTGAGRDNSYLALATIPGGGYGYKGGTSMAAPKVAALAGVIIAKHGKDQISPAQVKQIIQSSSEDIFKPGYDEQSGHGLINAVNALK
- a CDS encoding TlpA disulfide reductase family protein, encoding MKKFLFAAAVIVVLLFIVDKTILKEKGVVEQAGQMQKYDKMEDPEDLPVGLEKGNLAPDFELTDMEGNPVKLSDYRGKAVLLNFWASWCPPCRAEMPHMEKLYNKYKDENFDILAVNLTNTEKNSGDAEKFVKELGLTFTIPMDVKGEAGSDYNIMAYPTSYFIDSDGVIREKVLGALNEEYMEKEIKKLP